One genomic region from Rhizomicrobium palustre encodes:
- a CDS encoding histidine phosphatase family protein, with the protein MKLALLRHGPTEWNAEGRIQGTIDIPLSAAGFAKMSALLPPEGFETARRYCSPKLRARQTAECLGFTDPILDARLIEQNWGQWEGLTRAEMIARDGDDAFERAGAKRGVEFRPPGGESTGEVQARLQNFFTDIAAKGEDAIAVAHMGVLRAAYAIATQWDHSAPMPPELDVNAVVILNLTERGVPSIAALNVPFRVKAAAL; encoded by the coding sequence ATGAAACTTGCTTTACTGCGTCACGGACCTACCGAATGGAATGCTGAAGGGCGTATCCAAGGCACCATCGACATTCCTTTGAGCGCGGCGGGCTTCGCCAAAATGTCGGCGCTTCTGCCGCCTGAAGGGTTTGAAACTGCGCGGCGCTATTGCTCTCCCAAACTGCGCGCCCGCCAAACCGCCGAGTGCCTCGGGTTTACCGATCCTATTCTGGATGCACGCCTCATCGAGCAGAATTGGGGTCAATGGGAAGGCCTGACGCGGGCAGAGATGATCGCGCGCGATGGCGACGACGCATTTGAGCGGGCGGGGGCTAAACGCGGCGTGGAATTTCGCCCGCCGGGCGGTGAATCCACGGGCGAGGTGCAGGCGCGGCTGCAAAACTTCTTCACCGACATCGCCGCGAAAGGCGAAGACGCCATCGCTGTCGCCCATATGGGCGTGCTCCGCGCCGCGTATGCGATAGCAACACAATGGGACCACTCCGCCCCCATGCCGCCCGAACTCGATGTGAATGCCGTGGTGATCCTGAATCTTACCGAGAGAGGGGTGCCGAGCATCGCCGCACTCAACGTGCCGTTTCGGGTGAAGGCGGCGGCGCTTTAA